TTCGTCTTCAGGCTCTTTTTGCCCCGAAGCACGTGTCGCGGACGACGGGGAAACGCCGTCGCTCAACATCGCCCGCCGCGAACTGCAGGATGCCACGCGAGGGAGGGGCACGCGGTCTGCCTTTCTGCTCGCGTGGCTTTTGCCTGTCGACCCcacgttttctttttttcttccttcgGTGCGCCACTCTGCGGCCTGCACGGGAAAGCCCTTGAGATGCGGCCACGGCACTGACTCGTCGTCGGGACGGCGCGGGCTGCTTCACGGGACAGATGTGCATTTTCTCTGGGTTTGCTAGCTCGTGCCTATGTCAAGGCCCTGCGCGGTTTCTCGTGGTTTGCCCGCTGTCGTCTCGTTGTCCTCGAGTTTTTGATATCTTCCCTCAATCCTGTCCGACCCTTCTCTGCGACTTGCAGGAAGAAAGGCGCAGGGAGTGACAGGCCTCGCCAGCTCTCACTTTTTCGGGCCGccccgggcgccgcgccttcttctcctccgtccCTCcccggctcgccgcctcccttctGTTGTGTTTTCGTCCCCTCGAATTCCTCTTTTCCTCGCTAGATTCCACTCTTTCCCTGGAACGTTTTCACTTGGTGTGTCGCGGTTTTCCATTccgtgccgccgccgcggacgtcgCTGCCAGGCGCTGCATGGATGGGTGAGCCTCAACCTGCGACACTCGCATGCTCTCGCGCGGATGTAGGTCCCGCCATGTCCGCCAACGCATAGGGATAGCGATGTCTCTGTGAAAGTATGTTTTCTTGCTTTGAGGCCTtagcgaaggcgccgcgcagagaaagagccGGAGACGGcagggcggccgccggagccTAGACTCATCGGGGCAATCCTCTTTTTCACCTCTCCGCTTCTTGTTTGCCACGGGTTTTGTTCGCTGGTTCATCGAGCGCGGCTCAAGACGTCTCCGCTCAGTGCATTCGGAGTCGCTTTCCTGTCGTTCGCTTTTCATTTTCGGTCGGCGTGAGTTCAGGCAGCTTCGTGCTTTGCGCCCTGCATCCCTGCCGCGGTGAAtccctccctctctgggTGTTCGCTCCTTACTTCCTCACAATGACAGCTCTTCCCGACAACGCAACTGCGCCCGTAGGTATCCTCCCCCAGCAGCCgtgccgcgcggctccctcTCCAGGTTTGCCTGTCTccccgctgcctcgtcgtgtGGAGCCCTTGCCAGCAGCCTCCAGCGAGCTGGCgcgagcgtctgcgcgacctctcctggctgcggcggcgccagcgcgcccgGAGGCGAATCCCCGGGGGTGCGCGGAcagagaggccggcgcgaaggcgctgccgtctgctttccgtggcgccgcgcctgaTCCCTCCCTCGACGCTGCGCCGAGTGAACTCCCGACGCTAGCCACTGCGGCGTCCCTCCTCTCCacgcagggcgaggagaagggtgccgctgcgcgtccgtctgtctcctgcgcggcggccgcgtcccccgtgcgaggcgcaggcgctgcgagggGGGACGCggggcgcgacgcccgccggGGGAGACAGAcggacgcgcccgcggcgtctgcgcagccgtGTGGCGCCCCCGCAGCTGCTttcgcgccagcggcgagcctccagggcgccggcgggcctCAGGCGACCATCCCCTGCGCAGGACATTTCACGTCCGCCGCAGTCgacggcgcgtctcctgggGTCGGGGGCGAAGACGGGGGCGAAGACGGCCTTGTGCAGCGGTTTCTGAGCCTTTCGAAGAACCTCGTgtttcgccggcgcgtcttgACGCCAGACGAGCGCCCGTCGTCGCGTTTCGACGGCAACGCGTACTACACGTGGGTCGGCGCGACGCATCTGCCGCACCACGAAGGCGCCAGAAGGACGGAGAGCTCGCTCGGCAGCCACCCCTCGGGCcccgcgcccttcttcttggcctcggcgcccagcccctcttgcggcggcgccgcgcctcctccggtcTGTGCGACGAgccctgctgctggcgcggcgccggttGCGCCCTCAGGCAccccgcgctcgctgcgtacgccggctgtcgcggcggcgcgactcgccgcgtcgcagccgcgcgacaaGTCGACtcagagcgcggcgagcgcggggcCGCGTCAGTTtctggagaggcgcagcggcgaaacGGGATCCGTGGGAGCGCCTGTGAGAATCCGACATCTCATCGAGCTCCGCGCCAGCGacagagccgcgggcgccgcacgAAGACTGTGCGTAAACGGCGAAGGGGACATCCCGGCGACACTTAAGGCACAGGTGGTGCAGCACATCCCCGGAAGAATTGCCGTCTGGGTGCGGCAGGTacgcggcctgcgagagcCGAGCCTCACATTCACACACCTATATATGCTTTTACATGCATACTTATATAGACTCACATATACAGGCATATAGTTacttatacatatatagattATACCTATGTATGCTGATACATATTATTTATATAGACTCAtatatacacgcatataATTACTTATATACAATTACACATATACATCTAATGCCCGCGTTTTCGGCTACACGTGTATGCGATCAGATGGCGCTGTGTTTTGTCGCGCTGCCTCCATTTTCAGAGCCGCCGCTTCGAGGCTCCACGCCGCGTGCCGCAGTCGGCAGCGACGGGCTCTCAAGGCGTTGAGGCCTGCAGCCTGCCTTCCTGCGTCATCACCTATGTCCTGCGGTAAGCGTGGAGCGGGTGAGCAACTAGAGCATCCGTTAGCATGCGAAGTCCGATGTCGGTTTACCTCCCGCTCTGGCGTGTTGACTGAAAGCCCGGagatgcatgcagagggaAGCAGATCTCGACACGGGGTGCGCACTGGGGGCCGTAGGAGGGATACAGAGTCTACGCCGTCGCGAGGTGCATGCGGGCCGTTATTCCTTTCTGCGTGAGCGGGCGCAACGCGATGAGTTCGAGCCTCATCTTTATCTGGTTTTCTCTGGATTATATATATCTGTCCAGGTATAtctccgcgcacgcgctgcagagtgTGGTGATTGACAATCGCATGCACATCTTGGCGGCTGTCGCGGTGTCGGCGcccggcgtctcctctcgctcgacgggtgaggcgggcggcgccggtctGCAGCACCGCCCCTCGGCGTCTCAGACGTCGCGGGCTCAAGGGCCTGTAGTGCCCTCTCTGTttggcgcgcatgcgccgcggccgtgcgcttgtgtctcctcctcgccgtcgcccagtctgcctcgctgtcgcccggcgtcgcctctccctcgcagcgGAGGGTCTCCTCCTGAccgccgcccggcggcggtcggcgcctcagcgaccggcgcgcagcgccccttcccgtcgctctcgcctccgctctctgcagcgccgacgtttgcggcgctgccggcgcggcggtgcgcAGGGGCAGCGGACTCGAGtctgtcgccctcgctcgacgccgccgccgcggagttcgtgccgccgacgccgtcgtcggTTTCCAGCGACAGCCTCGCGGGGTACCCGCGCACGACGCGGTGTCTGTCCTGCGCCAAGGGGGGcctgtctgccgcgcgcccccAGACTACTATCGTCCGCTGATCTCGTGCTGCTTCGAGAACACGGCTACCCCGCGAGTGCCGGCGTCGTTCTTGcccctggaggcgcagcggctcctCGTGGAGGCCACCGCacggtcgccttcgccggcggcggcgcgtctctgcaaCGAGGCCTtccccctcctcgcggcgaccTTGCCGCGGACACTCTTCTTCGACCCGCcaaacgccgccgcgctcttccCCTTCCGCGCAAAGCcgctggcgggcgacgcgcagaccgCGCCCCAGCGCCTTccgtgcggaggcgccgc
The Besnoitia besnoiti strain Bb-Ger1 chromosome VIII, whole genome shotgun sequence genome window above contains:
- a CDS encoding hypothetical protein (encoded by transcript BESB_082230); this encodes MTALPDNATAPVGILPQQPCRAAPSPGLPVSPLPRRVEPLPAASSELARASARPLLAAAAPARPEANPRGCADREAGAKALPSAFRGAAPDPSLDAAPSELPTLATAASLLSTQGEEKGAAARPSVSCAAAASPVRGAGAARGDAGRDARRGRQTDAPAASAQPCGAPAAAFAPAASLQGAGGPQATIPCAGHFTSAAVDGASPGVGGEDGGEDGLVQRFLSLSKNLVFRRRVLTPDERPSSRFDGNAYYTWVGATHLPHHEGARRTESSLGSHPSGPAPFFLASAPSPSCGGAAPPPVCATSPAAGAAPVAPSGTPRSLRTPAVAAARLAASQPRDKSTQSAASAGPRQFLERRSGETGSVGAPVRIRHLIELRASDRAAGAARRLCVNGEGDIPATLKAQVVQHIPGRIAVWVRQSRRFEAPRRVPQSAATGSQGVEACSLPSCVITYVLRADVCGAAGAAVRRGSGLESVALARRRRRGVRAADAVVGFQRQPRGVPAHDAVSVLRQGGPVCRAPPDYYRPLISCCFENTATPRVPASFLPLEAQRLLVEATARSPSPAAARLCNEAFPLLAATLPRTLFFDPPNAAALFPFRAKPLAGDAQTAPQRLPCGGAARGRAGSDAERDRLEAALRAKEAGDRCRQQGDDEAAPAQQDSATLARRTMSLVAERLGDTDARRREAPARRRRQSSDAYCPTHLFETSPARRTDWHPPFLDSRALEPEPSKTSSPSRRVEYYFLAASAAARRRRAGVKAAQGSRTRAGTGPAVRDREAAGDQRAAELDDSLNLADSAEEEEEVPSRSSSSFSLSSRLVSRESLGGEALERLFSHECLAATGKEPQPRHYSAFVQCRRATCEIYSMEDEASSDGVSLSSRAPTARTAQGEEAAQRRDGDAATTAEVTREKSGDERGVSSGRALCPTLPLQDNAVEEWLLISGASLPPLALAKLVAPDRPPPTGLAGDCPEVGEETPAAAQHPAGDAGRAFDSPRDSALANGDAEAEEDAQPDSERRRTVSARAMHAGKEQAGSVEPRRAASAQAEPQGDSGRAEDAEERKQTSRVKEMALKWDRAAASIQYSRGSLSLASPRTRPGHERAASADYSEDGASALYARYGNVAERYLQHLKRTGGASEETHSAPPAPQAPGRRPASPAEASSAPAEVPLRASRREGGGDARAADAPQDGAGAAEYEAA